One window of Alosa sapidissima isolate fAloSap1 chromosome 21, fAloSap1.pri, whole genome shotgun sequence genomic DNA carries:
- the rad21b gene encoding RAD21 cohesin complex component b yields the protein MFYAHFVLSKRGPLAKIWLAAHWDKKLTKAHVFECNLESSVESIISPKVKMALRTSGHLLLGVVRIYHRKAKYLLADCNEAFIKIKMAFRPGVVDLPEENREAAYNAITLPEEFHDFDQLPDLDDIDVAQQFSLNQSRVEEITMREEVGNLNLLQENDFADFGMDDREMMREASAFEDDIIHGASASNLLLEPESSSGQITDKSNHLEFDQYKDDFGDNPMESSEGGMLVDKLLSNEDGGGIFDDPPAITENVMMPAGEPGGDDDDDYDNMSAGGPDSPDSGPVGQLPVMTDQTEQTTLVHNEEEAFALEPIDITVKETKAKRKRKLIVDSVKELDSKTIRAQLSDYSDIVTTLDLAPPTKKLMMWKETGGVEKLFSLPAQPLWNGRLLKMFTRCLTPLVPDELRKRRKGGEADSLDEFLKDLENPEVPREEAMGQQRDIIDQTILEEPSVLQTSAMEGSRTLDESMMPPPSSHRGQKRKAQEVQDNMSIIDDDRASIVSTQMPVQPVELPPEETPNLSQLIPELDLLGEKSKDKKDDDEEEEEEEGQGGDQDQEERRWNKRTQQMLHGLQRVLAKTGAESISLLELCRNNNKKQAAAKFYSFLVLKKQQAVELSQAEPYSDIIATPGPRFHIV from the exons ATGTTCTACGCCCACTTCGTTCTCAGCAAGCGTGGGCCGTTGGCCAAAATTTGGCTGGCGGCCCACTGGGATAAGAAGCTGACCAAGGCCCATGTGTTTGAATGCAACCTTGAGAGCAGTGTAGAGAGCATCATTTCTCCCAAG gtgaagATGGCTTTACGGACATCCGGTCACTTACTCCTTGGTGTAGTGAGAATCTACCACAGAAAGGCTAAGTATCTGCTGGCAGATTGTAACGAGGCCTTCATCAAGATCAAGATGGCGTTTCGACCAG GTGTTGTGGACTTACCGGAGGAGAACCGTGAAGCTGCCTACAACGCCATCACCTTGCCAGAGGAGTTCCATGACTTTGACCAGCTGCCAGACCTGGA TGACATAGATGTTGCGCAGCAGTTCAGTCTGAATCAAAGTCGTGTGGAAGAGATCACCATGAGGGAGGAGGTTGGTAACCTCAACCTGCTTCAGGAGAATGACTTTG CTGATTTTGGGATGGATGACCGTGAGATGATGAGAGAAGCGAGCGCCTTTGAGGATGACATTATCCATGGAGCGTCTGCTTCCAACCTGCTCCTAGAGCCAGAGTCCAGCAGTGGGCAGATAACTGACAAGTCCAACCACCTGGAGTTTGACCAGTACAAGGACGACTTTGGTGACAATCCCATGGAGAGCAGCGAAGGAGGCATGCtgg TTGACAAGCTCCTGAGCAATGAGGATGGTGGTGGCATCTTTGATGACCCTCCAGCTATCACAGAGAACGTGATGATGCCAGCGGGAGAACCCggcggtgatgatgatgatgactatgACAACATGTCAG CCGGAGGCCCTGATAGTCCCGACTCTGGACCAGTGGGGCAGCTGCCTGTCATGACTGACCAGACGGAGCAGACCACACTGGTGCACAACGAAGAGGAGGCCTTCGCCCTGGAGCCCATCGACATCACAG TGAAGGAGACCAAGgccaagaggaagaggaagctgATCGTGGACAGCGTGAAGGAGCTGGACAGCAAGACCATCCGGGCCCAGCTGAGCGACTACTCGGACATCGTCACCACACTGGACCTGGCGCCCCCTACCAAGAAGCTGATGATGTGGAAAGAGACGGGTGGCGTGGAGAAGCTCTTCTCCCTCCCCGCACAGCCGCTGTGGAACGGCAGACTCCTCAAG ATGTTTACGCGATGCCTCACCCCTCTGGTGCCGGATGAgctgagaaagaggagaaaagggggCGAGGCCGACAGCCTGGACGAGTTCCTTAAGGATCTGGAGAACCCAGAGGTTCCTCGGGAGGAAGCCATGGGCCAGCAGAGGGACATCATTG ACCAGACAATCCTGGAAGAGCCTAGCGTGCTGCAGACATCGGCCATGGAGGGAAGCAGGACCCTGGACGAGTCCATGatgccccctccctcctcacATCGGGGCCAGAAGCGCAAAGCCCAGGAGGTCCAGGATAACATGTCC ATCATTGATGATGACCGGGCTTCCATAGTGTCAACGCAGATGCCTGTGCAACCTGTGGAGCTTCCCCCAGAGGAGACACCCAACCTCAGTCAGCTCATCCCAGAGCTGGACCTGCTGGGTGAGAAGAGCAAGGACAAGAAGGATGATGACGAAGAGGAAGAG gaggaggagggtcaGGGTGGTGACCAGGATCAGGAGGAGAGGCGGTGGAACAAGAGAACCCAGCAGATGTTGCATGGCCTTCAG AGGGTTTTGGCCAAAACTGGAGCCGAGTCCATCAGCCTGTTGGAACTGTGCAGGAACAACAACAAGAAGCAGGCTGCCGCCAAGTTTTACAGCTTCCTGGTTCTGAAGAAACAGCAGGCCGTGGAGCTTTCGCAGGCCGAGCCCTACAGCGACATCATTGCCACGCCTGGTCCGCGATTTCATATCGTCTAG
- the si:ch211-153f2.3 gene encoding uncharacterized protein si:ch211-153f2.3, whose translation MHTATCIFIYSEQVTTAAVTVEKRDLARMNPDTQCEDMLSTMVLENIKNKLLHAFRATGEARTVPDCSGASPTCVGRSFQANEELRRAKIDGAISWIRSELLEMRSQDRQLAQTLLGLNSEIQRLRRESSAAAATAPDPEGGQNQSH comes from the exons atgcacacagctACATGCATATTCATTTACTCTGAACAAGTGACAACAGCAGCTGTCACGGTTGAGAAGAGAGATTTGGCCAGAATGAATCCAGACACACAGTGTGAGGACATGCTGTCCACCATGGTCTTGGAGAACATCAAAAACAAACTCTTGCATGCGTTTAGGGCAACAGGAGAGGCGCGGACTGTCCCGGACTGCTCAGGTGCCTCTCCCACCTGCGTTGGGAGAAGTTTTCAAGCCAATGAAGAGCTGAGAAGAGCAAAAATTGACGGAGCAATTTCTTGGATACGATCTGAGCTG CTGGAGATGCGCTCGCAGGACCGGCAGCTGGCCCAGACGCTGCTGGGGCTCAACAGCGAGATCCAGAGGCTGAGGAGGGAGAGCAGCGCCGCCGCCGCCACTGCACCAGACCCAGAGGGTGGCCAGAACCAGAGCCACTGA
- the utp23 gene encoding rRNA-processing protein UTP23 homolog, producing MKIKRQKQAKKTISFYKYNFSFREPFQILLDGTFCQAALIGKIQIKEQMPKYLMGEVQLCTTSCALKEVESLGKDLYGAKLILQRFQVRRCPHFDEPVPASECLLSMLEGTNPHHYFIATQDNELTKGLKEIPGVPIMYVIQNTMVLDKPSECSLKRVQAVLAGEMVTPTQQQSISKLKEAQGVNAEEGVRRKRKRKSGNPNPLSCMKKKKKGPTQPKQSTDGEKKTKKSRKRKRKPAVAGAGGQTVTANPNTL from the exons ATGAAGATCAAACGGCAAAAACAAGCCAAGAAAACCATAAGTTTCTACAAATATAACTTCAGTTTTCGGGAACCTTTTCAAATATTACTTGACGGGACTTTCTGCCAAGCTGCGCTCATCGGGAAAATACAGATCAAAGAGCAAATGCCAAAGTATCTCATGGGAGAGGTGCAACTCTGTACCACCAG TTGCGCTCTGAAAGAAGTAGAATCTCTGGGGAAAGACCTGTACGGCGCCAAACTCATTTTACAGCGATTTCAGGTCAGGAGATGCCCACACTTCGATGAACCAGTTCCAGCGTCGGAGTGTCTCTTATCCATGCTGGAAGGCACTAACCCACATCACTATTTCATTGCCACACAG GATAATGAACTGACAAAAGGCCTCAAGGAAATACCAGGTGTGCCAATTATGTATGTCATCCAAAACACCATGGTGTTGGACAAGCCCTCCGAATGTTCCCTCAAACGTGTCCAGGCTGTCCTTGCCGGGGAGATGGTGACTCCAACTCAGCAGCAGAGCATCAGCAAGCTGAAGGAAGCACAAGGAGTCAACGCAGAGGAAGGTGTCCGACGCAAGCGTAAGCGAAAGTCGGGTAACCCAAATCCACTGAGCtgcatgaagaagaagaagaaagggccCACACAACCCAAACAAAGcacagatggagagaagaaGACTAAGAAATCTAgaaaacggaaacgaaaacctGCTGTTGCCGGAGCAGGAGGACAGACTGTCACAGCCAACCCAAATACGCTCTAG